CTTGTTCTATACTCTCTTCTACACGATGTTAGCGAGGCTTTTACTGGCGATATTGCTAAGGTGGTTTCTCTTCGTGTTGGTGCTGTGAAGAAGGAGTTGGAGTTAGATTTAATTGAAGAGAATGTTGATAATCCATTGGTTAAGAAGATGTTTAGAGAGTATTTAGAGCAAAAAGACTTTGAATCTAAAGTAGCTAAGCTATGCAATTATATAGCCACATATCTAATAGGGTTAGAGTATAAGAGACTGGGCTACAAAGTCGATGATATAATAGACAACACCTATAGAGATATCATGGAAATGACTAAAAAATATAATTTAGAGGAGATTGTTACTGAACTTCTCAACAGCTAAAGCTATGGTAATGGACATGTGAAGATAATTCTGTTTAAAGGTCTCTGCTTTAAATATCTCTGCTAGATAGATTCATTAAAACTATACAATGCTTTGGGTACATATATACAGATCTTTTATCGGTCTATATACGGTTGGTATGCTTAGTCCATAGTATACATGCCTAGTTGTTTTAGGTGGGTACACACTCTTTCTGATATGCGCCATTTCTATGATGCTACGTTTTGATGTGTGTATATCCTTTCTAAGTGAATATACATCCACATAGTTTTGTAGATAATTTTTGTAGATAATCTACAAGAAATGTTGCTGCACATTTCACACCAATTTTCTTAAGGGCTTCTACTCTGTGGTGCCCATCAAGAATAGTTAGAGTCCTTACATCGACTATTATCGGGTACTTCAAATATCGACTAACTTTCATCTCTTTTGCAATAAGCTCAACTAAATCGCTATAAACATCTTCATGTGGTCTAAGCATTTCTATGGGTATGTCGTATACCCTTAAACTATCTTTGTATGGATTAAAATGAGATAGTTTATCTTTGCCAAAGGCTCTGATTAGAAAGGGCAATGTGTCTATATCTAAATCCATTGGCATGGCCTTCCCAAGACTAGCTTATATATCTAGATAACTGCTCTACATACTTAAAGCCGTGGTCTGGGAATATGAGGATGTAGTCACCTTCATCAAGAGCCCCCCTTTCTACAAGTTTTCTATAGGCCATGTATACAGCCCCACTACTCAGCCCTATCAATATTCCATCTCTTCTAGCAACTTCTATAACGCCCTTGGCAGCCTCGTCAGGTTTAATATCTATTACACCATCTATTTCCACATGGTGTACCCACTTCATACCGCTTTCAATTCTTCTAATGCCTTGGATGGCAGTCCCCTCTGCAGGTACAACACCATAGACCTTAACCCCGCTGAATCTGTTTTTGAAGTATAGGGCTATGGCTGACATGTGTCCAGATGTGCCTAAGCCCCCTATTATGGCCTTGGGCTTTATCCCAGCCTCTCTTATTTGAATCTCAAGCTCTTTAGCTGTATACCTTAAGTGAACCTCGAAGTTTGCATCGTTGTAAAACTGGTTTAGGTGTATAGCACCCTCAGTTTTTGCGACAGCCTCGACTTCGTCTATGAGATCTACTGTCAACGGTTTTGGTGATCTAACAACTTCTGCACCAAAGATTTTTAGAAGAAGTTCTCCCGTTAGAGAAACTGTTGAGGGTATATATGCTCTAAGCTTAGAGTTGTGGATATTAGACATAGCAGCTATAGCAAGCCCTGTATTTGTTGATGTGGACTCCACCAAAAGACCTAGCTGAAAACTGCCAAGTCTCTCAGCAGCCTTTCTATACATATACCATCCAATCCTATCCTTAACACTCATACTCCAAGGGTTAAAGCCTTCCAGCTTAGCCCACACAATCCTGCCGTCAACGGAAGATCTTGGCAACCTTACCAAAGGTGTTGGCCAATTTCTATACAAAAGCTCTTCAGTATCAGCAAAAACTCTGTACCTACTCGGATTAATTTCATCGAAAAAGCCCAGCCTTTCAAGAGGGACAAACGTGTTTTCTGCAGAGCCACGTGATACAGATATGTATTTAACCCCCAGTTTCTTTAAAGCAGCGCATAGCTTAGCATTTTCAACAACCCTTCCACTATCTACATCAATGGCTACTGTTTTGTCGACACCACCCTTTCTAAGAATCTCGCTTACAATAGCTATAAACTCTTCGAGCTCTAGTCTATCGCTGCAAACCACTTTACCAATATCTTCTAGATACACAAATTTTGATCACCAATAACAATGTTAATGGGCCAGGAATAAAAAGCTTTTCGGCTTAAAAAGCGAAACAAAGGTTTTGGTATAGGCCTTGGGGCTGTCTTCACATAGACAAGCTTTATATTTCTATTTGTATAAATATGTTATTGGTGTTTAGATTGAGTAGCAGAATACCCTTGCCATATAGCCCAAAAGTGCTAGAAATATTCAGAAATCCGAGAAATCTTGGGCCACTAGAAGATGCTAATGTTGTTGAAATGGCTGGTAGCCCTGCATGCGGAGATATGATAAGGCTCTATCTAAAAATTGTTCATAGAGATGATGGTGACTATATCGAGAAGGCCTCTTTTGAAAGCTATGGATGTGCAGCAAACATCGCTGCTGCTAGTATTTTAACTGAAATGATTATAGGGAAAAAGGTTGAGGATGCTTGGAAAATATCGTGGAAGCAAATATCTGATGAGCTCGGAGGCCTTCCACCAATAAAATATCACTGCAGCATTCTTGCTGTAGGCGCTTTGAAAAGAGGTATAAGAGCTTACTATAAACAGCTTGGCTATAACCCACCGTGGCTTCCAAAGGATTTGACTGCTGAGGAGAGGCAGGTTTTAGAGGAAGAGGAGATGATGGAGAGATACTATAAAGCGATGAAGGCCTTGAGCGGTGAAAGCCGATGAGAGAAATCGATTTGAGATACATCCCAACATCATGCACATCGCATCCAGTTATAGTCTTAGCCAACACCCTTAAGGATCTGGAGAGAGAAGGTGTTGAAAAATTCAAACTCATTTTCAATGTTGATGACATTCCTGTAAACGCCATAAAGTTCTTTCTGTCTAAACATGGCTATTGTGTTGAAGAGGAGAGTCCTTTAGACAATAGATCAATGTCTGTTCTAGCCAGTAGATGTGGGAAGAGATGATGTCTATAGCTCAAAAAGTTAGAGAGCTCTTGAAGTCCCATGGAAGCCCCTCTAAAGAGGTCTACTTTGATTTGGAGAACAGTGGTTTTGTGCCGCAAGAAGTTGTTGAGGCTATGATACCATATTTTAATAGAATTGGCTATGGACATCCATCAATAACACACAAACCTGGTTGGGAAGCTCTTGAGGTTGTATATGAAGCTAAGGAGTTGTTGGCCAAGACTATAGGCGCTTCAGATCCAGACGAGATAGTATTTACACATAGCGGTACAGAGGCAAATAACTTAGCCATACTGGGCTATCTTCTGAAGAATAGGGGTAGAAAGGGTAAGGTTGTTGTATCTGCAATTGAGCATCTAAGCGTTATATTTCCAGCTCAATTCGCTTCAGAGCTATTTGGATTCAAAACAGTTTTAGTGCCTGTAGACAGCGAGGGCTTTGTTGATCCAGAGCTATTCAAATTGTATGTAGATAAGGAGACTGTTTTTGTCAGTATTCAAATGGTTAATCATGAGATTGGAACTATACAAAGACTGAAAGAGCTAATCGATATAGCGAAAAGTGTCAACCCCGATATTGTTTTCCACACAGATGCCGCTGATGCCTATGGGTGGATACCAATAGACGTTAATAAACTTGGGGTGGATATGCTTACAATCAGTAGCCACAAGATTCATGGACCTAGAGGAGTAGGAGCATTGTACATTAGAAAAGGAGTAGAGGTTGAGTCCCCTATAAAAGGTCAGCTAAGTGTTGAGAAGAACTGGCCTGGCGTTGAAAATGTTCCGCTTATAGCAGGTTTTAAGAAAGCCGTTGAGATAATGTTTAGCAACTTCAATTATAGAGTTGAATATGTTAAAAAACTTAGAGACAAGCTTATAAAGGGAATAATATCGTCTGTACCCCATACAATAGTCAACGGACCTATAAACGAGTATAGAGTTGCTAACAACGCCAACATAAGCTTTCTGTACATAGAGGGAGAAGCTCTAACAGTTGAGCTAAGCCTACGCGGAGTCTATGTATCTAGCGGAAGTGCATGTTCAAGTAGAGTCTTAGAGCCAAGTCACGTTCTACTAGCTATTGGAAGAAAGCATGAGGAGGCACACGGGAGTATACTGTTCAAGGTATCACACTACCACAGAGAAGAGGATGTAGATTACGCATTAGAGGTCATACCAAAAGCTGTTGAAAGACTTAGAAAAATGAGTGCATGGAAACAGTAAAACGAGTTGATGAAAATGATTAAAAAGTCTTTTTGCGAAGAATTCATAAAGAAATACTCAACAACTCTAAGAATTGCAATAGCTCTAAACCTTGTCAAAAAATACAACATATCCCAATTCCAAGCATCAAAGATGACAGGTGTTCCGCAACCACTTCTCAACTACATCATAAACGGAAAGAGAAGAATACCAAGATTAGAAAAAATATTGAAAAACGCACAAATGTCTTCGCTGGTAGACGAGCTTTCAACTAAACTAATCAAAGGAGAGGAGCTGGACATGTGTAATGTATGCATAAGAGTAAGGGATGTGCTAGGAATATCACATCCATTAACAGAAAAATCCGAAACCAGCTAGATCTATAAATTGCGATCCCTAAAATAAATCAGCACACCTTCTAGATATGCTTTTTAATAAGGTTTTCAACGTATTTCAATATAGTATCGTCATCTAGTATACTAAGAATCTTTATGTGTATTGGGATATCCATTTTGGCTCCAGCAGCCGTTTTATGGCCCCCGCCTCCAAGGGCCACAGCTATTTTTCTAACGTCGAAGCCTCTGCTCCTCAAGCTTATTTTACCGCTTCTATCAACAACTATGGCTATGTCGGCATCTGCTATGCTCATAGCTCTTGAAGCTAAAATGCTGTTCTCAACCTTCTGGTTTTTGAGTATGATAGCAACTTTGATTCCATTTTTCTCGAAGACTCTCATAGAAGGTTTTTTGCTAAGCTCTTTAACCTCTTCTTCAAAACGCTCGATCACCTTCTCCTCGAACTCCTCTGTCCATATAACCCCTTTCGAAAGTGTTTCATACACATATTGTCTCCATGCATCTGGGTCTCTTCTTCTGATTAGCCTCATAAAAAATGGTGATAATCTGTGGTCGAATCTCCAGAGGTCGGCTCCGCACACAGCGTCTACAAGCCCTTTGACGAATGCCTGGTCTACTAGTCTAGTGGGCGTGGCATATCTTGCGACAACACCTGTTGCACAAGTTGATCTGTCTATGAATAGCTTTGCACCAGCATCCCCAATTCTCTTGATCCAATCATCTTCCCACACATGGTGATCAAACCAAACAATTTCAGCGTCTTTGTTGCGTAGAAGCTCGATGACACCAACAACAAAATCTATGGTATCTGTGTTTGGACCAATATCAAATATTGCCACATGCTTTGGCCTCTTCTTGTAGACTCTATACAAAGCTTTTTTGAGGTTGTACGGCTCAACAAAAACAACTTTGTGGTTGTCGCCAACAAGATATGTGTAGAGAGCTGCTGCTGCCACACCATCGGCATCTGTATGGGTTATTATGTAGCTCAAATCCTGGCCCCTCCAAATCTCTGCATTTGCTTGTCAGCTGATATTGTTTTGCTTTGTGAAAATAATGTGGGTAAAAATCTTGTAGTCTACTGGATGTCGAGTACAAGCTGGCCCAGTGGGCTTCTATATTTAAGCTCTTTTAGAGCTTCGTTAGCTTCTCTAAGCCTATAGAGCTTCACAGTAGGCTTCACACCGTATTTCGATGCTATTTGAAGTGCTTCTCTAACATCTCTTCTAGTAACATTTGCAACACTCTTCACCTCTCTCTCATGCCACAGTAGACTATATGGAAGCTTCTCAATGTCGCTCATATATATCTCAGCCAAAACAACCCTGCCACCCTTATCCACTTTTTTCAAAGCCTCTATGAACACCGATGAGACTGGTGCATAGACAATAGCTGCATCGAGTGGTCTTGGAGGAGTCTCCTCTGTTTTTCCTGCCCAGTCAGCACCGTTTTCCACAGCTTTGGATATTTTCCATGGGGAGCTTGTAAACACATATACTGTTAGACCCACTTTCTTAGCCATTTGGAGAACAAGATGGGCGGCAGCGCCATAGCCGAAGAGGCCCAGAACACCTTCTCCACGGTCAAGAAGACCTGTGAGCCTCAGTGATCTATATCCGATAGACCCTGCACACATAAGTGGCGCAGCATGTTCATCCTCTAAGCCACTTGGTATAACATGTACAAAATCTGCTGGAGCAACCATATACTCTGCATACCCGCCATCAACAGAGTATCCAGTGAATAAAGCACTGTCGCAGAGGTTCTCCAAACCCCTTCTACAATACCTGCAAACACCACATGCTCTATAAAGCCATGGAACGCCAACCCTATCACCTTTCGAGACGTTGGAAACCCTCTCGCCAACCTCAACAACGTATCCAACAACTTGGTGACCTGGTATAACGGGAAGCTTTTTAGGGGGCAGCTCACCCTCGACAATATGGAGATCAGTTCTACAAACACCACATTTGGAAATCTTAATCAATACCTCATCTTCTCCAGGCTTTGGAGTCTCAACATCTGTATACACAAGGGGGTTTTCATCTATGGGCCCCGGCTTATAGAGCACCATTGCCCTCATAAAAACAAAACCTGTAGCAATTCTAGCTTCTAAAACTAAAAACTGTTTTACTAATAACATCTACCACAGTTTCAAAATCGCTGATAGAGGTCCCGCTTTTTCTGATAGCCTCTAAAAACCTTTTGTCTAATCTGTAGACATTGCATAGATTAGTAATGTACTTACCATCTTTCAATCTAACTGGCTCTACATCAAATATGTGCATCTCTCTACAATAAATTTTAACAGAGCCAATCTCATATCTTTCGAACTCGCCCCACACATCTCTGGTGAATATTGCAACTGGTGTTGAGCTCCACACAGTGTTTGGTATTGCTAGCCCCTTTCTCTTAAAGATTCTAACAAGAAGATCTGTATACACCTTCTCAGAGTTTTCACATTTAGCTATAAATGCTTTTAGCTTGTCTCCTATCCCCAGCAACAGTATATCCCCACCTCTTCTCTCAACAACCATAGCAAAGCTCCTTGCAGTATTGACATCATTGAACAAAACAACTTTGTTTGTCATCATAAAACCTCTGAATCTCTTTGAAGCATAGAACTCTACCCACCTGTAGAGCTTACCAACAACAATAGCTATAGCCTTAAATGTAGAGAAGCTATTTTCAGATGCGTCAACAGTCATCATGCATCAGCTCGTGGAATAGTCATCACAGTTTGGTTGTGGTAGAGAAATAAAAACTATTTATGATTGCATATGGGTTTTCTGATCAATTATATCCTTCATCCATTTAGGAATAGAAAAATTATCGACGTGTTTGTCAGGGGTGTACGGCTTTATGTCTATAACGGGGGTATCATTATACAAATCTATTCCCTCCACAAATATCTTATTCCCATCGATTCTAATAAGCCTTGGGATTGAAATGGCTATTGGATTGGGTCTATGCGGAGAATTCGATGCAAATACACCAACTGTTGGCAGGTTGTCTAGAGGCGCACCAAATCTTCTTGCAAACCCTCTTTGCTTAACCAACAACACCTTTCTTTGATCCTCTCTCACCTTGTGGAGATATGCCACCACTATAATATGCGAGTATTCATCTAGGCCCTTCAGCCCATCTACATAATCGGGAAGAATCTCTATAACAGCATCCACACCTTTCTCAGATTTTGAGACAAATTCATCTGGATAGCCATGTCTTATAATACCAATGGGCTTTAAGATAATTGTGTATTCAGCCAGCCATCCTACGGTCATTCTGTCCACCAGCTCACCTTTCTCATCATTAAAAATAATTAAAAAATAATTTTGTTTAAGCTTCTTGAAGTTCCATATATGTGAGCGTCTTTAGAAATGCTATTCTCTTGTATATCGGTGGATGAGTTGCCAAAATCTCTTCAAGTCCTATGAAAGGCTCTGCAAATGCATAAATAAATAATGCTTTAATCTTGCTACCCTCAAGTCTTGTAAAAGCTCTTTTATTCACACTATAGTATCTATCTAAAGATTGGAGTGCCGAGATCATAGCATTTGGAGATGTCACTTTGGCGCCGTGAACATCTGCATAGTATTCCCTCATTCTGGATAGCGCCAACACAATAATTTGTATAATGACGCTGACAATGATAAGTGCTATCCCTATCAAGACCAGTAGGAACCCTCCTGACTGGCTTCTCCTATTCTCAGAGCCACCATCTCTATACATACCCGTTGTTATGCCTGCGAACATTAGGAATCTGCCAAGGAAGTATATAAACGATGGGAACATTCCAAATATCAGCATAATGCTGTTATCTCTGTGCTTGTGGTGCCCAAGCTCATGCCCAATAACAGCCTCTAGCTCATCAGAACTTTTCACAGTGTTTAGAAGCCCTCTTGTAATCGCTACATACCTGCCCATCAACGGGGATGAATATGCAAATGCATTTGGAATAGCTATGTCGGCTACCATAGCCTTTGGAGGGTCTATGCCAGCCCTCATAGCAACCCTATCAACAATTTTTTGGAGCTCTGGATCGTGTTTACAGCCATAGGAAATGTTTATCAAGGCTGGTGATATGAGCCACGATATAAAGGATGGTATGATGGCGAAGGCCAGGGCGAAAGAGGCTATAGCTAGCGTTGCTTGATACCCAATTAGATATGCTATAGCTGTTACAACAAGCATCGTGGCCGCTATAACACCTGCTGATGTTGCTAGCATAGAGCTTTTGAGGTGCTCCAACCCAGCAGGAATCCTGTTCCTAACCATTCTCTCAAGGGATGCCCCAGCCAAGATTAGAACGGCTATCGAGACTATATATGCTAGGAGATCTACTAGAAGCCAGCTCCAATAGAATGGTGGGAGCCCGTAGAGGGGTACCGCAGATGGATACACAATAGATATTATGATGCCTATGAGAGATATGACTAGTAGCATAACTGCGATAACGCTTATAATATACAGTACCTTGCCTTTCAAGGCCATGCCAACCACCTTCATATACACTAGATTCTAGGGTATTTAGATAGCGCCTTTATTAAGTTTACCACATCTTATTGTATACAGTGTTTTATAGAGGTGCATCCATTGAAACTACGATGCATGCAGGAATACATTAGAGAGGAGTATTTTGAGAGAGATAGTAGAAGGGGGCTATACGCAACATTCACATGGCTTGTTGAAGAGGTTGGCGAATTGGCGGACGCTATTTTGAGTGGGGATAGAGACAATATCGAGGAGGAGCTGGCAGACGTTATAGCATGGACGCTGAGTGTAGCTAATCTTCTTGGGGTAGATGCTGAAAAGGCGTTTCTGAAAAAATATGGTGGGGCCAGAAAATGTGTTGAGGAATCATCTTCTCTTGGACAAAAGCCTTAGAATCTTTTTATGCGTATTCAAATCCTTGTCCGGCTTTCTAGGCTCTATATGTATATACACAAAGCTGTTTAGATGCCTCGCTATATCATTTTTTATATCCTCTATAACCTGGTCAACATCCTCCATACTGAGGCTGGGGTCAAGCTCAACATCCATGAAGATGGCGTATCTGTTTGGCTCTAGAACAAGCGTCTTCACAGAGTTAACATCTCTCACAGCTGGATTAGACAAAGCTATTTTCACAGCTCTAGCAATGACATGTGAGGGGGCGGATCTATACACCAAGACATTTATATTCTCAGCAATCATTTTGACTAGATATGCAACAAGCAGAACGTTGAGCACAAGAGATGAGATACCATCAACATATGCAAACCTGTTTGAAAGTGCTAGAGAGGCTATGGCTATACCCTCTCCAACCACATCATATATGTTCTCAGCTATTATATAGCTTAGAAGAGGATTTTTATACCCCCTCTCATAGACAAACCTGCTGCTATCTCTCGCCGCTAAGAAAGCTACTGAAAGATCTATAGCCATTGATACAAACATTAGAAGAAGACCTAGCTGAGTATTTTCAATTCTTGATGGGTGGAGAAATGCATGCAAGCTCTCGATAAAGCCTATGACAGCTATAGAGGCTAGTGCTAGAAGACCTATTGCAAATCCAAATACATAGATATACATCCTCTTGCCAAATGGATCAAAAGACTCTTCTTTGCCAAAGGCAATTCTATTCCCTGTAAAGGCAAGACCACTGTTAATCAGATCTCCAAAGCTTCTCAGAAGCTCTACAAAGACAGCTGTAGATCCTGTTGATATTGATGCAACTGTTTTTAGAGCGAGTATAGCTATATTTGATAGAAAAGCTATTTTGGTGCTCTTCAAATCAATTATAGACACCAGTCAAAATAAAAGTATGTGTGGTTTGCTTATAAGCTTAAAACTAAAAGATTCGAAACTTATGCCTTGGAGGGTTGTTAAATGCCACAGTATTTTACAGGAGTTGATGTACCTGCATACACTATCGCTACAGTCGTTGGCATAGTGCTTTGTTTTTGGGGGCTTCAACTATCAAGATTCATAGCATCTATAACATTTGCATCTATTCTAGGCTATCTAACATATGTTTACACATTCAAAGCGTTTGCAAGTATAGCTCTCTCAATAATATTCATGTTGCTTGCCATTGTAGTGGGCTTTATACTAGGATTCATTCTATTCAGAGCCTCGCTATCGATAGTATTTGGATATGTCATTGCATCTATCCTAGTTAGAGATGTTGCAAAGAGCAAAGAATTGGTATTGCTGATTATACTGACAATAATATTCTCTGTCCTAATATATATTCTGAGCAAATATTTTCTTGCACTATTATTTGCTGCAACAGGCTCAGCATTGATATACAAGAGTCTTGCTGTTCTCGGGCTACAAAGTACCATAGCTTTTTTGATAGCTATTGTAGTAGCTGTTGTCGGTCTGTATAATCAGCTTAAAAGGAGGATCTAACTCTTTTTATCCTCTTCTCCAAGATCCCGAAATTCTTTCTTAATAGACTCCTGGAGTTCTTTAATCTTCTTAGCATGCTCCAAAGCCTTATCAATGAGATCCTTACTAGCCTCAATACCACGTCTAACAAAGTAGGCAACAGCCTCGCTTCTACTCCTAAAAATACCTATATCAACAAGCTTATCAATAATCTCAAGCTCTCTCTTACCAATCCTTGTAGACACAACCTCTGTAACCCTCCTAGAAATACTCTTCAAACCCTCTTCAATAGCCTCATCAACCTCTCTAAAAACACTATCAAGAGATTTTATAACATCGCCAAAAGATCTGATAAAAACGCTTGGCTTTTCCCCAAAACTTGGAATAGATATGAATATACTTGTGCCAAGGCCTCTAACCCTCTTAAACAATTCATTTAAACGCTTTGAAACACTATCAACAACATTGTTTATAGTCTCTTTAAAGTCGTTTAGAATAGCATCAAGATTTTCCTCATCAATGTTCCTGCTCAGTTCCTCGAGATCCTCTAGAGAGTCTCTAAG
The sequence above is drawn from the Ignisphaera sp. genome and encodes:
- a CDS encoding HD domain-containing protein, coding for MAKSNLVQIARALISLVRSGWMLRGVPSGIAESVANHSFLTAYICIEIGSKIEGVNIGKLVLYSLLHDVSEAFTGDIAKVVSLRVGAVKKELELDLIEENVDNPLVKKMFREYLEQKDFESKVAKLCNYIATYLIGLEYKRLGYKVDDIIDNTYRDIMEMTKKYNLEEIVTELLNS
- a CDS encoding ParB N-terminal domain-containing protein; this translates as MPMDLDIDTLPFLIRAFGKDKLSHFNPYKDSLRVYDIPIEMLRPHEDVYSDLVELIAKEMKVSRYLKYPIIVDVRTLTILDGHHRVEALKKIGVKCAATFLVDYLQKLSTKLCGCIFT
- a CDS encoding pyridoxal-phosphate dependent enzyme; this encodes MYLEDIGKVVCSDRLELEEFIAIVSEILRKGGVDKTVAIDVDSGRVVENAKLCAALKKLGVKYISVSRGSAENTFVPLERLGFFDEINPSRYRVFADTEELLYRNWPTPLVRLPRSSVDGRIVWAKLEGFNPWSMSVKDRIGWYMYRKAAERLGSFQLGLLVESTSTNTGLAIAAMSNIHNSKLRAYIPSTVSLTGELLLKIFGAEVVRSPKPLTVDLIDEVEAVAKTEGAIHLNQFYNDANFEVHLRYTAKELEIQIREAGIKPKAIIGGLGTSGHMSAIALYFKNRFSGVKVYGVVPAEGTAIQGIRRIESGMKWVHHVEIDGVIDIKPDEAAKGVIEVARRDGILIGLSSGAVYMAYRKLVERGALDEGDYILIFPDHGFKYVEQLSRYIS
- a CDS encoding iron-sulfur cluster assembly scaffold protein — translated: MSSRIPLPYSPKVLEIFRNPRNLGPLEDANVVEMAGSPACGDMIRLYLKIVHRDDGDYIEKASFESYGCAANIAAASILTEMIIGKKVEDAWKISWKQISDELGGLPPIKYHCSILAVGALKRGIRAYYKQLGYNPPWLPKDLTAEERQVLEEEEMMERYYKAMKALSGESR
- a CDS encoding cysteine desulfurase family protein, with translation MMSIAQKVRELLKSHGSPSKEVYFDLENSGFVPQEVVEAMIPYFNRIGYGHPSITHKPGWEALEVVYEAKELLAKTIGASDPDEIVFTHSGTEANNLAILGYLLKNRGRKGKVVVSAIEHLSVIFPAQFASELFGFKTVLVPVDSEGFVDPELFKLYVDKETVFVSIQMVNHEIGTIQRLKELIDIAKSVNPDIVFHTDAADAYGWIPIDVNKLGVDMLTISSHKIHGPRGVGALYIRKGVEVESPIKGQLSVEKNWPGVENVPLIAGFKKAVEIMFSNFNYRVEYVKKLRDKLIKGIISSVPHTIVNGPINEYRVANNANISFLYIEGEALTVELSLRGVYVSSGSACSSRVLEPSHVLLAIGRKHEEAHGSILFKVSHYHREEDVDYALEVIPKAVERLRKMSAWKQ
- a CDS encoding helix-turn-helix transcriptional regulator, which translates into the protein MIKKSFCEEFIKKYSTTLRIAIALNLVKKYNISQFQASKMTGVPQPLLNYIINGKRRIPRLEKILKNAQMSSLVDELSTKLIKGEELDMCNVCIRVRDVLGISHPLTEKSETS
- a CDS encoding DHHA1 domain-containing protein; amino-acid sequence: MSYIITHTDADGVAAAALYTYLVGDNHKVVFVEPYNLKKALYRVYKKRPKHVAIFDIGPNTDTIDFVVGVIELLRNKDAEIVWFDHHVWEDDWIKRIGDAGAKLFIDRSTCATGVVARYATPTRLVDQAFVKGLVDAVCGADLWRFDHRLSPFFMRLIRRRDPDAWRQYVYETLSKGVIWTEEFEEKVIERFEEEVKELSKKPSMRVFEKNGIKVAIILKNQKVENSILASRAMSIADADIAIVVDRSGKISLRSRGFDVRKIAVALGGGGHKTAAGAKMDIPIHIKILSILDDDTILKYVENLIKKHI
- a CDS encoding zinc-dependent alcohol dehydrogenase family protein; protein product: MRAMVLYKPGPIDENPLVYTDVETPKPGEDEVLIKISKCGVCRTDLHIVEGELPPKKLPVIPGHQVVGYVVEVGERVSNVSKGDRVGVPWLYRACGVCRYCRRGLENLCDSALFTGYSVDGGYAEYMVAPADFVHVIPSGLEDEHAAPLMCAGSIGYRSLRLTGLLDRGEGVLGLFGYGAAAHLVLQMAKKVGLTVYVFTSSPWKISKAVENGADWAGKTEETPPRPLDAAIVYAPVSSVFIEALKKVDKGGRVVLAEIYMSDIEKLPYSLLWHEREVKSVANVTRRDVREALQIASKYGVKPTVKLYRLREANEALKELKYRSPLGQLVLDIQ
- the tsaA gene encoding tRNA (N6-threonylcarbamoyladenosine(37)-N6)-methyltransferase TrmO: MTVGWLAEYTIILKPIGIIRHGYPDEFVSKSEKGVDAVIEILPDYVDGLKGLDEYSHIIVVAYLHKVREDQRKVLLVKQRGFARRFGAPLDNLPTVGVFASNSPHRPNPIAISIPRLIRIDGNKIFVEGIDLYNDTPVIDIKPYTPDKHVDNFSIPKWMKDIIDQKTHMQS
- a CDS encoding zinc metalloprotease HtpX; translated protein: MALKGKVLYIISVIAVMLLVISLIGIIISIVYPSAVPLYGLPPFYWSWLLVDLLAYIVSIAVLILAGASLERMVRNRIPAGLEHLKSSMLATSAGVIAATMLVVTAIAYLIGYQATLAIASFALAFAIIPSFISWLISPALINISYGCKHDPELQKIVDRVAMRAGIDPPKAMVADIAIPNAFAYSSPLMGRYVAITRGLLNTVKSSDELEAVIGHELGHHKHRDNSIMLIFGMFPSFIYFLGRFLMFAGITTGMYRDGGSENRRSQSGGFLLVLIGIALIIVSVIIQIIVLALSRMREYYADVHGAKVTSPNAMISALQSLDRYYSVNKRAFTRLEGSKIKALFIYAFAEPFIGLEEILATHPPIYKRIAFLKTLTYMELQEA
- a CDS encoding MazG nucleotide pyrophosphohydrolase domain-containing protein, with product MKLRCMQEYIREEYFERDSRRGLYATFTWLVEEVGELADAILSGDRDNIEEELADVIAWTLSVANLLGVDAEKAFLKKYGGARKCVEESSSLGQKP
- a CDS encoding cation diffusion facilitator family transporter, with product MKSTKIAFLSNIAILALKTVASISTGSTAVFVELLRSFGDLINSGLAFTGNRIAFGKEESFDPFGKRMYIYVFGFAIGLLALASIAVIGFIESLHAFLHPSRIENTQLGLLLMFVSMAIDLSVAFLAARDSSRFVYERGYKNPLLSYIIAENIYDVVGEGIAIASLALSNRFAYVDGISSLVLNVLLVAYLVKMIAENINVLVYRSAPSHVIARAVKIALSNPAVRDVNSVKTLVLEPNRYAIFMDVELDPSLSMEDVDQVIEDIKNDIARHLNSFVYIHIEPRKPDKDLNTHKKILRLLSKRR
- a CDS encoding ribbon-helix-helix domain-containing protein encodes the protein MSEEFRKRLEKVIKDFEEEFKELVNNIEDLLNKGEVREAYKLWKERSREIIMKLRDSLEDLEELSRNIDEENLDAILNDFKETINNVVDSVSKRLNELFKRVRGLGTSIFISIPSFGEKPSVFIRSFGDVIKSLDSVFREVDEAIEEGLKSISRRVTEVVSTRIGKRELEIIDKLVDIGIFRSRSEAVAYFVRRGIEASKDLIDKALEHAKKIKELQESIKKEFRDLGEEDKKS